In the genome of Deltaproteobacteria bacterium, one region contains:
- the flgG gene encoding flagellar basal-body rod protein FlgG produces MSSLATLYAAATGMDAQETRINNIANNLANVNTTGFKASREHFEDLIYNQLQTPGLKNGQNTISPTGIQVGNGTRLVSVYKHFTQGEFNQTGRELDVAVEGNNGFFGVTLDDGTPAFTRDGSFHVNSTGALVTSKGYAIVPAITVPLEATSITVGKDGTVSVVTGDQTTPTDLGTLQLSVFPNPSGLRAIGQNLFKETQASGSATTATPGQSGAGTLVQGFLESSNVNVAEELINMIVAQRSYEANSRVLSTTSEMMRASNNVA; encoded by the coding sequence ATGTCATCACTCGCCACGTTATATGCCGCCGCTACCGGGATGGATGCGCAGGAGACGCGCATTAATAATATCGCCAACAATTTGGCCAACGTCAACACGACCGGGTTCAAGGCCTCGCGCGAACATTTTGAAGACCTGATTTACAACCAGCTGCAGACTCCCGGATTGAAGAATGGACAAAATACGATCTCTCCGACAGGGATTCAGGTGGGGAACGGGACCCGCTTAGTGTCGGTCTATAAACATTTCACGCAAGGAGAATTTAATCAGACGGGGCGGGAGTTGGATGTGGCTGTCGAAGGGAATAATGGTTTTTTCGGTGTCACGCTCGATGATGGAACACCGGCGTTTACGCGAGATGGGAGTTTCCATGTCAATTCGACCGGCGCGTTGGTGACAAGCAAGGGCTATGCGATTGTGCCGGCCATTACGGTTCCGTTAGAGGCGACATCGATCACGGTCGGGAAAGATGGCACGGTTTCCGTTGTGACCGGCGATCAAACGACGCCGACGGATTTAGGCACGCTGCAGTTATCCGTGTTTCCGAATCCGTCCGGTCTGCGCGCCATCGGCCAAAATCTTTTTAAAGAAACGCAGGCCTCCGGATCGGCGACCACGGCGACTCCAGGACAAAGTGGCGCGGGGACATTGGTGCAGGGGTTTTTGGAAAGTTCGAATGTGAATGTGGCGGAAGAGTTGATCAATATGATCGTGGCGCAACGGAGCTATGAAGCGAACTCTCGCGTGTTGTCGACGACGAGTGAAATGATGCGCGCCTCGAATAACGTGGCGTAA